One window of the Dermacentor andersoni chromosome 10, qqDerAnde1_hic_scaffold, whole genome shotgun sequence genome contains the following:
- the LOC126544448 gene encoding juvenile hormone acid O-methyltransferase-like produces the protein MVNNPIYAFFLHMSQGGACNVINFMPYDLEGDKRVPREHTRWMLDFCQKVFRCEPDETQQFLDVGCGIGDLTREELLPRCLPCRRIVAVDLSAAMLEHATRHYQHDKLQFRKLDVVSDEDVAEFIDEHGLFDRVYSFHTIIWVRDQAKALKNVARLLKPRGECLLIFHASLRSFDISRNLLKTERWNRYSHLVNQMVPKTQDMNYDERIEYISRILAEAGLSPSILELPVCTVLDNMSIESLAERYASLISLTTVVSEDEKPQFLADLAQETTKMHHPDIDRNHYRIYVIKASKMNK, from the exons ATGGTTAACAACCCCATCTATGCTTTCTTTTTGCACATGTCGCAAGGTGGCGCCTGCAACGTCATCAATTTCATGCCCTACGACCTCGAAGGAGACAAACGCGTCCCCAGGGAACACACCAGGTGGATGCTCGACTTTTGCCAGAAGGTGTTCCGGTGCGAACCGGACGAGACGCAGCAGTTCCTGGACGTTGGCTGCGGCATCGGAGACCTGACGCGAGAGGAGCTGCTTCCTCGATGCCTGCCGTGCCGCCGCATCGTCGCCGTCGACTTGTCGGCGGCAATGTTGGAGCACGCCACTCGGCACTATCAACACGACAAGCTTCAGTTCAGGAAGTTGGACGTCGTAAGCGACGAGGACGTGGCCGAGTTCATCGACGAGCACGGTCTCTTCGACAGGGTGTACTCGTTTCACACTATCATCTGGGTCCGAGACCAAGCTAAGGCGCTGAAGAACGTGGCCAGGCTTTTGAAGCCTCGCGGAGAGTGCCTTCTGATTTTCCACGCGTCTCTGCGGTCATTCGACATCAGCCGCAACCTCCTTAAAACGGAGCGTTGGAATAGGTATTCCCAC CTGGTCAACCAGATGGTACCTAAGACGCAAGACATGAACTACGACGAGCGCATTGAATACATTTCCAGGATCTTGGCCGAAGCTGGACTCTCACCGAGCATATTGGAGCTTCCAGTGTGCACGGTTCTCGACAACATGAGCATCGAAAGCCTGGCTG AGAGGTATGCCTCGTTGATTTCGTTGACGACCGTAGTGTCCGAGGACGAGAAACCGCAGTTCCTCGCAGACCTGGCACAGGAGACCACGAAAATGCACCATCCGGACATCGACCGCAATCACTACAGGATTTACGTCATCAAGGCGTCGAAAATGAACAAATAG